The nucleotide window AAAAGTTGACAAAGTTGTTGAAGCTGTTTGTGACAAAAGAGTGCTGGCACCAAAAGTATTTCTCATATCAAAATAATAAATATCCTTTCCATTATTATTTTTATCAGGAATTATACCATCCCATTTATTAGCGCCATTTTTATAAGATCCAACACTTGTATCTAAAGTCAAATTCACTACTGCAGGCTTATTAAACTTAATAGCCAAAATTGGGAAATTACCTGGATGTACAACTGCACCTGCAGTAAGTTTAAAATCGGCTCTTCTCTTACTGGTTCCTAAAAACAAACTTGGATCAAAAGTGACATTATAATAGCCTCCTGAAATTAAAGCGGTCGCATTATTGGTAATATCCCAACCTTCTTTATTTCCTGTAGTATTGTAATTGAAATTTAAGTAACCTTCGTTAAATGTTTTTGTTTGTAATTCAATACCATCTTTTGTAACTGAAATATATCCGGCCTGAACTCCAATTGGCGCTTTAACTTGTATTTCATTATTTGTAATAGAAATAATATCAGCAAGTAAAGTACCGGAGTTAAACTTAACAACAACAGCATTTTTATCAGTTCCAAAATTAACTCCATTGATTTTAACCAAAGTTCCTTCAATTCCAATTGTTGGCGATATTCCATCAATTTTAGCGGACGGTAGAATTGTAAATGAATCAGGTGTCACCACAGTATGATTCCAAACATTAATAGTCAATGGACCAGATGTTCCGTCGGGAATCTTTACTACAATTGTTGTATCATTAATACTTACAAGAGTAGCAAGAGTAGCACCAAAAAAAACTTTTACAGCTTTTACATTATCACCAAAGTTTGTACCTGTGATAGTAATAGTCTGACCAACTTTCCCAGAAGTAGGTGAAAACCCGGTTACTGTGTGAGCTGGATATTCAACTATTTTAAAATTTGCATCCTCTTCACAACTACTAAAAGCAATTGAGAGAATTATCGACATTACAAAACAAATGCCAAGCTTATATAATAATTTCATATTTAAAAAATTAAGTTAAATAATTCTATTCTTTTCAAGTACTGGGAAACCATATGACAGTTGGCTTCCCAGTTTAACTATATTAATTATAACCTGGGTTTTGTTTTAAGTTCGGGTTCAAATTAATTTGCCCTGTTGGAATAGGCCACAAATAATTTTTCTTTGAAAAAACCTTATTGCTTTTTCCATCCAAAACAACACATTTTAAAGGCCCTTTTGCAGTATTAACCACTTCTTCACCCCATATGTATGTTGCAGGCTTGTAACTAGCTGTGGCTGTACCTGTCGCATCTCTGTAGGGTGTCACATAGGAGGCATCTCCAACGACTTGACCACAAGTAGATTGATTCAATTCGGCTTCTGCTATACCCCAACGCTTTAAATCATCATAACGGAATCCTTCACGATACAACTCTAAAGTTCTCTCTCTTCTGATTTCGTCTCTCATACTCAAACTGTTCGAAGCAACCAATGAGTTTGTTAAGGCAGCAACACCAGCTCTTGCTCTTAATTTATTAATAGATGCATTTAAATCAGCATCTGAAATCGCGCCATCTTTTTCAAATAATGCCTCTGCATAGATTAAGTACACCTCCGCTAATCTTATAATAGGATAATTTGCAGACTCCTGAAGGGCATTCCTATATGTACCATATTTGTAAGCTACATATTTTCTATTGGCATAACCAGCTATACCAGCAGTTAAACCAGCAGGAGCAGTAGGCGTCACACCAGAATAACCGAATAATCTTAAATCTCTATTTTTATATTCATCTCCAACAGCATGATATCCTTGAAATAATGGAGATTTAGAAGGTGGTAATCCATCTGTACATAAAAACATATCCATCATTTTTCTGCTACTTAATGCATTTGTTAAAGTAAGCGATACATTCTGATTTCCAGTTCTTAAGGTCACATCATAAACACCATAAAGGATAAATTCATTATTACTCGCTTTGGTAAATCCACCCGGATTACTTCCTGCATCTTC belongs to Flavobacterium aquiphilum and includes:
- a CDS encoding RagB/SusD family nutrient uptake outer membrane protein, producing MKKLIYMGLIGGLTLGLFSCQDDFIDLKPQDTFTDATYFQRAADFKAYTTDFYSQLMGWRSPYGGNEVYNHMDFSSDLSVYYNFQSDVGRGTIGTVTSDVRWNNPYNWIRKTNILLSKEAGYPGNKNEITQYISEAYFFRANAYYSLLKTFGGVPIVTSVLDTDSPEVTGPRNSRYEVVTQILSDLDKAIANLPLESAIAATDKGRISKWAAKALKAEVELYEATWRKYNGTSTDFSGSGGPASDQVATFLTDAIALSKEIMDNGGYSLWNNNNTAGMINESYYYLFSLEDAGSNPGGFTKASNNEFILYGVYDVTLRTGNQNVSLTLTNALSSRKMMDMFLCTDGLPPSKSPLFQGYHAVGDEYKNRDLRLFGYSGVTPTAPAGLTAGIAGYANRKYVAYKYGTYRNALQESANYPIIRLAEVYLIYAEALFEKDGAISDADLNASINKLRARAGVAALTNSLVASNSLSMRDEIRRERTLELYREGFRYDDLKRWGIAEAELNQSTCGQVVGDASYVTPYRDATGTATASYKPATYIWGEEVVNTAKGPLKCVVLDGKSNKVFSKKNYLWPIPTGQINLNPNLKQNPGYN
- a CDS encoding DUF4979 domain-containing protein; protein product: MKLLYKLGICFVMSIILSIAFSSCEEDANFKIVEYPAHTVTGFSPTSGKVGQTITITGTNFGDNVKAVKVFFGATLATLVSINDTTIVVKIPDGTSGPLTINVWNHTVVTPDSFTILPSAKIDGISPTIGIEGTLVKINGVNFGTDKNAVVVKFNSGTLLADIISITNNEIQVKAPIGVQAGYISVTKDGIELQTKTFNEGYLNFNYNTTGNKEGWDITNNATALISGGYYNVTFDPSLFLGTSKRRADFKLTAGAVVHPGNFPILAIKFNKPAVVNLTLDTSVGSYKNGANKWDGIIPDKNNNGKDIYYFDMRNTFGASTLLSQTASTTLSTFQWKVADITSPELGYSVDWVKTFTSLAELQAYANQ